CACTTCGGACGTCCAGCCGATGGGGCTGTTGAGGAAACGTCCCTTGTCGGGGCTTTCCGGGTCCTTGAACACGTGCTTGTAGCGCGCCAGGTCCTCGACGCTACGCAGGTCCGGCGCCAACGCCTTGATGCCCTTGGCCGGGTCACCCTTGATGACGTATTCCGGCACCCACCAACCTTCGGTCGCACCCTTGACGGTATCGCCCAGGGCGACCACCTTGCCTTCAGCCTCGGCCTTGACCCACACCGGGCTGCGCCCCGCCCATTCCTCGCCGATCACTTGGATGTCGTTATTGGCCAGGGCGGTTTCCAGGGTAATGGTGGTGCCCGGCAACGTATCGGTCGGTAGCCCGTAGCCCTTTTCGACGATGACCCGAAGGATGTCGGTGATCAGGCTGCCGCTCTCCCAGTTCAGGTCGGCGAAATGGATCGGCGCCGATGCGGCTGATGACGGGAGTGGCGAAACCAATGCAGCGAGGGTGGCCCAGGCAGCCAGCCACTGTCGAACGCGTTTCATGCTTGATACCTCATGCCGGATACAGCAG
The Pseudomonas marvdashtae genome window above contains:
- a CDS encoding ABC transporter substrate-binding protein, whose protein sequence is MKRVRQWLAAWATLAALVSPLPSSAASAPIHFADLNWESGSLITDILRVIVEKGYGLPTDTLPGTTITLETALANNDIQVIGEEWAGRSPVWVKAEAEGKVVALGDTVKGATEGWWVPEYVIKGDPAKGIKALAPDLRSVEDLARYKHVFKDPESPDKGRFLNSPIGWTSEVVNKQKLKAYGLSDSYVNFRSGSGAALDAEITSSIRRGKPVLFYYWSPTPLLGRFKLVQLQEPPFDAEAWKTLTDADNPNPKPTRSLASKLSIGVSAPFQKQHPDIAEFFSKVDLPIEPLNKALADMSEKRTPSREAAEAFLKAHPQVWQAWLPKDVADKVSAAL